One genomic window of Limanda limanda chromosome 16, fLimLim1.1, whole genome shotgun sequence includes the following:
- the LOC133021261 gene encoding olfactory receptor 1500-like encodes MINPAGIIVFSLSGFIATVNYRATLFSLTLLSYFAILLVNVSLIVIIALDQNLHEPMYICLCTLCLNGIYWTTCFYPKFAYDLLADIQVISYAGCLLQIFAVYSFAKIDLSILALMAHDRYVAICLPLKYHYYMSVRRTTLLVCVFWLIPLSCDTMVVAMSSTLRLCGSHIQKLYCENWAIVKLANGSTSSNDIVGLIVIAVYLGHIVFILNSYVQVVRSTFKSKESVRKFTQTCVPHLLCLLNVTAALLFDVMYSRYGSSSVPQNLKNFMALQFLMIPPLLNPIIYGLILTKIRKRIISVCMTAGQRLKLRLKV; translated from the coding sequence ATGATCAATCCTGCTGGTATCATTGTATTCTCACTGTCTGGCTTCATTGCAACAGTCAACTACAGAGCAacacttttctctctcactttatTGTCTTATTTTGCTATTCTGCTGGTAAATGTGTCTCTCATTGTAATCATAGCACTGGATCAAAATCTACATGAACCCatgtatatttgtttgtgtacttTGTGCCTCAATGGGATCTATTGGACGacatgcttttatccaaagtttGCCTATGATCTTCTGGCTGATATTCAGGTAATATCGTATGCGGGATGCCTTCTGCAGATCTTTGCCGTATACTCCTTTGCCAAAATTGATTTATCTATTTTAGCTCTGATGGCCCATGACCGATATGTGGCCATATGTCTGCCACTGAAGTATCACTACTATATGTCCGTGCGGAGGACTactttgttagtgtgtgtgttttggctcattcctctctcctgtgacaCAATGGTTGTAGCTATGTCATCCACACTGAGACTGTGTGGCTCTCACATACAAAAACTCTACTGTGAGAATTGGGCTATTGTCAAACTTGCTAACGGTTCAACATCGTCAAACGATATTGTCGGACTGATTGTGATTGCTGTCTATTTAGGGCATATCGTCTTCATCTTAAATTCATATGTGCAGGTGGTGAGGTCGACTTTTAAATCCAAAGAGAGCGTGAGGAAGTTTACACAGACATGTGTGCcacatttgttgtgtttgcttaATGTCACTGCTGCTTTACTTTTTGACGTCATGTACTCGAGGTATGGATCATCGTCTGTGCCGCAGAATCTAAAGAACTTTATGGCCTTACAGTTTCTCATGATCCCCCCTCTACTCAACCCTATTATCTATGGGCTGATCCTGACTAAAATTAGAAAGAGAATCATATCTGTGTGCATGACGGCAGGTCAAAGACTTAAACTGAGACTGAAGGTTTGA
- the LOC133021880 gene encoding frizzled-7-A-like, translating into MAAARSTTGSVVSLRIMWLLCGLCLPPTGAQQHNSESGISIPEHGFCQPISIPLCTDIAYNQTIMPNLLGHTNQEDAGLEVHQFYPLVKVQCSADLKFFLCSMYAPVCTVLEQAIPPCRSLCERARQGCEALMNKFGFQWPERLRCEAFPVHGAGEICVGQNTSEPSSPSSSSSPNALDPMTLPPHRTNQRPPQYNQYHQFSCPLQLGVPSYLGYRFMGVKDCGAPCEPNKPSGIMYFREDEVKFGRLWVGIWSILCCVSTLFTVLTYLVDMRRFRYPERPIIFLSGCYFMVAVAYAAGFFLEDKVVCVDKFEDEGYRTVAQGTKKEGCTILFMVLYFFGMASSIWWVILSLTWFLSAGMKWGHEAIEANSQYFHLAAWAVPAVKTITILAMGQVDGDVLTGVCFVGIFNVDALRGFVLAPLFVYLFIGTSFLLAGFVSLFRIRTIMKHDGTKTEKLEKLMVRIGVFSVLYTVPATIVIACYFYEQAFREHWERTWHMQTCKRYAVPCPVHNFAPMTPDFTVFMIKYLMTMIVGITSGFWVWSGKTLQSWRRFYKRLSNGSHGETTV; encoded by the coding sequence aTGGCGGCGGCCAGGTCCACCACTGGCTCCGTGGTGTCGCTGCGGATCATGTGGCTGCTCTGTGGGCTCTGCCTCCCTCCCACCGGGGCTCAGCAGCACAACAGCGAGAGTGGCATCTCCATCCCGGAGCACGGGTTCTGCCAGCCCATCTCCATCCCGCTGTGCACCGACATCGCCTACAACCAGACCATCATGCCGAACCTCCTGGGCCACACGAACCAGGAGGACGCCGGGCTGGAGGTGCACCAGTTCTACCCGTTGGTGAAGGTCCAGTGCTCCGCGGATCTCAAGTTCTTCCTGTGCTCCATGTATGCGCCCGTGTGCACGGTGCTGGAGCAGGCCATCCCCCCGTGCCGGTCCCTGTGCGAGCGGGCCCGCCAGGGCTGTGAAGCCCTGATGAACAAGTTCGGCTTCCAGTGGCCGGAGCGGCTCCGCTGCGAGGCGTTCCCGGTCCACGGTGCCGGGGAGATCTGCGTGGGTCAGAACACATCCGAACCCAGCAGcccgtcctcgtcctcttcccCCAACGCCCTCGATCCGATGACCCTCCCCCCGCACCGAACGAACCAACGCCCGCCCCAGTACAACCAGTACCACCAGTTCTCCTGCCCGCTGCAGCTGGGGGTCCCGTCCTACCTGGGGTACCGCTTCATGGGGGTCAAGGACTGCGGGGCCCCGTGCGAGCCCAACAAGCCATCCGGGATCATGTACTTCCGGGAGGACGAGGTGAAGTTCGGCCGGCTGTGGGTCGGGATCTGGTCCATACTGTGCTGTGTCAGCACCCTCTTCACGGTGCTCACTTATCTGGTGGACATGCGGAGGTTCCGATACCCCGAGCGGCCCATCATCTTCCTGTCCGGCTGCTACTTCATGGTGGCGGTGGCCTACGCTGCCGGGTTCTTCCTAGAGGATAAAGTAGTCTGTGTGGATAAGTTCGAGGACGAAGGCTACAGGACCGTGGCCCAGGGGACCAAGAAGGAGGGCTGCACCATCCTCTTCATGGTGCTGTACTTCTTTGGCATGGCCAGCTCCATCTGGTGGGTGATTCTGTCCCTGACGTGGTTCCTCTCCGCCGGGATGAAGTGGGGCCATGAGGCGATCGAAGCCAACTCCCAGTACTTCCACCTGGCCGCGTGGGCTGTCCCGGCCGTGAAGACCATCACCATCCTGGCCATGGGTCAGGTGGACGGCGATGTCTTGACCGGGGTGTGCTTCGTCGGGATCTTCAACGTGGACGCCCTCCGCGGCTTCGTGCTGGCCCCGCTGTTCGTCTACCTGTTCATCGGCACGTCCTTCCTCCTGGCCGGCTTCGTGTCCCTGTTCCGCATCCGCACCATCATGAAGCACGACGGCACCAAGAcggagaagctggagaagctgaTGGTGCGGATCGGGGTGTTCAGCGTGCTCTACACGGTTCCGGCCACCATCGTGATCGCCTGCTACTTCTACGAGCAGGCCTTCAGGGAGCACTGGGAGCGGACCTGGCACATGCAGACCTGCAAGCGCTACGCCGTGCCCTGTCCGGTCCACAACTTCGCCCCCATGACCCCGGACTTCACCGTGTTCATGATCAAATACCTGATGACCATGATAGTGGGGATCACCTCGGGGTTCTGGGTCTGGTCCGGGAAGACCCTCCAGTCCTGGCGGAGGTTCTACAAGCGCCTGAGCAACGGGAGCCACGGGGAGACGACGGTGTAG
- the LOC133021260 gene encoding olfactory receptor 11A1-like — translation MINPAGIVVFSLSGYNATVNYRATLFFLTLLSYFAILLVNVSLIVIIALDQNLHEPMYICLCTLCLNGIYGTTCFYPKFAYDLLVDIQVISYAGCLLQIFAVYSFAKIDLSILALMAYDRYVAICLPLKYHYYMSLRRTTLLVCVSWLIPLSCDTMVVAMASTLRLCGSHIQKLYCENWAIVKLACGSTSSNDIVGLIVIAVYCGHIVFILNSYLQVVRSTFKSKESARKFTQTCVPHLLCLLNVTAALLFDVMYSRYGSSSVPQSLKNFMALQFLMIPPLLNPIIYGLILTKVRKRIISVCMTAGQRLKLRLKI, via the coding sequence ATGATCAATCCTGCTGGTATCGTTGTATTTTCACTGTCTGGCTATAATGCAACAGTCAACTACAGAGCTACacttttctttctcactttaTTGTCTTATTTTGCTATTCTGCTGGTAAATGTGTCTCTCATTGTAATCATAGCACTGGATCAAAATCTACATGAACCCatgtatatttgtttgtgtacttTGTGCCTCAATGGGATCTATGGGACAacatgcttttatccaaagtttGCCTATGATCTTCTGGTTGATATTCAGGTGATATCGTATGCGGGATGCCTTCTGCAGATCTTTGCCGTATACTCCTTTGCCAAAATTGATTTATCTATTTTAGCTCTGATGGCCTATGACCGATATGTGGCCATATGTCTGCCACTGAAGTATCACTACTATATGTCCCTGCGGAGGACTactttgttagtgtgtgtgtcctggctcattcctctctcctgtgacaCAATGGTTGTAGCTATGGCATCCACACTGAGACTGTGTGGCTCTCACATACAAAAACTCTACTGTGAGAATTGGGCTATTGTCAAACTTGCTTGCGGTTCAACATCGTCGAACGATATTGTCGGACTGATTGTGATTGCTGTCTATTGCGGGCACATCGTCTTCATCTTAAATTCATATCTGCAGGTGGTGAGGTCGACTTTTAAATCTAAAGAGAGCGCGAGGAAGTTTACACAGACATGTGTGCcacatttgttgtgtttgcttaATGTCACCGCTGCTTTACTTTTTGACGTCATGTACTCGAGGTATGGATCATCGTCTGTGCCGCAGAGTCTAAAGAACTTTATGGCCTTACAGTTTCTCATGATCCCCCCTCTGCTTAACCCTATTATCTATGGGCTGATCCTGACTAAAGTTAGAAAGAGAATCATATCTGTGTGCATGACGGCAGGTCAAAGACTTAAACTGAGACTGAAGATTTGA